Proteins encoded in a region of the Anoxybacillus amylolyticus genome:
- a CDS encoding UDP-glucose dehydrogenase family protein produces the protein MKIAVAGTGYVGLVTGTCLAEMGQTVVCFDVQEEKIAALQQGRSPIYEPDLEQLIEKNMEAGRLSFTAEEKEAYGEADIVFLAVGTPEKEDGSADLTYIEAAVSSIAQNMTKDIVLVTKSTVPVGTNERMRVMIERWKPRFLRASVISNPEFLREGSAIHDWFYGDRIVIGASEADREAAELLIRLYEPLGIPIVRTDLASAEMIKYASNAFLATKISFINEIANICEKVGATIDDVAYGIGLDKRIGSHFLRAGIGYGGSCFPKDTKALVQIAGNVQHQFELLEAVIQVNNHQQALLVEKAKQYMSLRGKNVALLGLAFKPNTDDVREAASIVIANRLLAEGAHVVAYDPIATNNAKRHLPSSVRYARSVTEAIRDADAAFIVTEWDVIKQTPLSVFREKMRIPIIFDGRNCYSLEEAKQANVTYVSIGRAAVVGEGCEVKKGKY, from the coding sequence ATGAAAATTGCTGTAGCAGGAACTGGGTACGTGGGGCTTGTGACAGGAACGTGCTTAGCAGAAATGGGGCAGACGGTCGTTTGCTTCGATGTTCAGGAAGAGAAAATAGCAGCATTACAACAAGGGCGTTCCCCTATTTACGAGCCAGACCTAGAACAACTAATCGAAAAGAATATGGAAGCAGGTCGATTGTCTTTTACCGCAGAAGAAAAAGAAGCTTACGGAGAAGCAGATATCGTTTTTCTTGCCGTGGGCACGCCGGAAAAAGAAGACGGTTCGGCGGATTTAACGTATATTGAAGCAGCGGTTTCTTCGATTGCACAAAATATGACGAAAGACATCGTACTTGTGACGAAAAGCACAGTGCCAGTTGGTACAAATGAGCGCATGCGCGTGATGATTGAGCGATGGAAACCGCGGTTTTTGCGGGCGAGCGTCATTTCGAATCCAGAGTTTTTGCGAGAAGGTTCGGCGATTCACGACTGGTTTTACGGCGACCGCATCGTCATCGGCGCAAGCGAAGCGGATCGAGAGGCAGCAGAACTACTTATTCGCCTATACGAACCGCTTGGAATTCCAATCGTTCGGACGGATTTAGCGAGCGCGGAAATGATTAAATACGCCTCGAACGCTTTTTTAGCGACCAAAATCAGTTTTATTAATGAAATTGCCAATATTTGCGAAAAAGTGGGAGCAACGATTGATGACGTTGCTTATGGAATCGGGCTGGACAAGCGAATCGGCTCGCATTTTTTGCGAGCGGGCATCGGCTATGGCGGTTCTTGTTTTCCGAAAGATACGAAAGCGCTCGTGCAAATTGCGGGTAACGTTCAGCACCAGTTTGAGCTGCTTGAAGCAGTCATTCAAGTGAATAACCATCAGCAAGCATTATTAGTGGAAAAAGCGAAGCAGTACATGTCGTTGCGCGGAAAAAACGTTGCTTTGCTTGGCTTAGCGTTTAAGCCGAACACGGACGATGTGCGAGAGGCAGCGTCGATTGTGATCGCAAATCGACTTTTGGCGGAAGGAGCGCATGTCGTCGCCTATGACCCGATTGCGACCAATAACGCCAAAAGGCATTTGCCTTCCTCCGTCCGATACGCCCGCTCGGTGACAGAAGCGATTCGCGATGCCGATGCGGCGTTCATCGTCACGGAATGGGACGTTATTAAACAAACACCGCTTTCGGTCTTTCGCGAAAAAATGCGCATCCCTATCATTTTCGACGGCCGCAACTGCTATTCGCTAGAAGAAGCAAAACAAGCGAATGTGACGTACGTCTCCATCGGACGAGCGGCGGTCGTGGGGGAGGGGTGTGAAGTAAAAAAAGGAAAATATTAA
- a CDS encoding LCP family glycopolymer transferase, with amino-acid sequence MRRKRQWIGIFGIVLVVSFASFYLYRQFLYHELTKTAQQIHEPAERPVPMKRSTPVELRRLPPISFLFIGVDERKGDRGRADSLIVVTVNPNKPSVKMVSIPRDTRTTIVGKGKLDKINHSYAFGGVGMTMATVEQFLDIPIDYYVKVNMNGFRDIVDAVGGITVDNPFAFTYDKTTFPKGRITLNGAKALKYARMRHSDPRGGFGREDRQKQVIEAVMHKGATAVLAYDEMLRAIARNVKTNLTLEQMKAIYTNYKQAHTNVEKLQLTGTSTKINGVFYVIIRENERQSIANRLKAHLEIASRSPRKTQALPQ; translated from the coding sequence GTGCGAAGAAAAAGACAGTGGATCGGCATTTTTGGCATCGTGCTAGTCGTTAGTTTCGCGAGTTTCTATCTATACCGCCAGTTTCTCTACCACGAGCTTACAAAAACCGCCCAACAAATTCACGAACCAGCCGAGCGGCCAGTGCCGATGAAGCGTTCCACACCAGTGGAGTTAAGGCGTTTGCCGCCGATTTCGTTTTTGTTTATCGGCGTGGATGAGCGAAAAGGCGACCGTGGGCGGGCAGACTCACTTATCGTCGTGACGGTCAATCCGAATAAGCCGTCGGTGAAAATGGTGAGCATTCCGCGCGATACGCGCACTACAATCGTCGGCAAAGGGAAGCTCGATAAAATTAACCATTCGTATGCGTTTGGCGGCGTCGGGATGACGATGGCGACCGTTGAACAGTTTCTTGATATTCCGATTGACTATTACGTGAAAGTCAATATGAACGGGTTTCGCGACATCGTCGATGCAGTTGGCGGCATCACCGTCGATAATCCGTTTGCGTTTACGTATGACAAGACGACGTTTCCAAAGGGGCGCATTACGTTAAACGGGGCAAAGGCGTTAAAATATGCGCGCATGCGCCATAGTGACCCGCGCGGTGGGTTTGGAAGAGAAGATCGGCAAAAGCAAGTGATAGAAGCTGTGATGCACAAAGGGGCAACAGCGGTACTTGCCTACGACGAGATGCTTCGCGCCATCGCTCGAAATGTCAAAACGAATTTGACGCTTGAACAAATGAAAGCGATTTACACAAACTACAAACAAGCCCATACTAACGTCGAAAAACTGCAGCTCACAGGAACGAGCACAAAAATAAACGGCGTCTTTTACGTCATCATCCGAGAGAACGAGCGGCAGTCGATAGCAAATAGGCTAAAAGCACATTTAGAAATCGCTTCACGATCGCCTAGAAAAACGCAGGCGCTCCCTCAATAG
- a CDS encoding tetratricopeptide repeat protein: MMSERLSRYVFYGLIIFVLIGISYAYWKGERQDQQFKQDYIQYQQAFEWIKQGNGEQALPLLQPLLKKYPDRYNIMRYVGLAYAMKNDFQHASLYYEKAITQRPFLQEDPIFTLQFGEILYFNGEYAKAKAYLEKSKQLPGSENYHSRIDELLTLIHQRTK; the protein is encoded by the coding sequence ATGATGAGTGAAAGACTGAGTCGATATGTATTCTACGGCCTTATTATTTTCGTTCTTATAGGTATTAGCTATGCTTATTGGAAAGGAGAACGGCAAGACCAGCAGTTTAAGCAGGATTATATTCAGTATCAGCAAGCTTTTGAATGGATCAAGCAAGGCAACGGGGAGCAAGCGCTACCGTTATTACAACCGCTTTTAAAAAAATACCCAGATCGTTATAACATTATGCGCTATGTTGGGTTAGCCTATGCGATGAAGAACGACTTTCAACATGCGTCTCTTTATTATGAAAAAGCTATTACACAACGGCCTTTCCTGCAGGAAGATCCGATTTTCACATTACAGTTCGGCGAAATTTTGTATTTTAATGGGGAGTACGCAAAGGCGAAGGCATATCTCGAAAAAAGTAAGCAGCTGCCGGGATCCGAAAACTACCATTCTAGAATTGATGAACTTCTGACCCTCATTCATCAACGAACAAAATAA
- a CDS encoding SLAP domain-containing protein, with product MKKWMAGFIMAFAVALSVFGWNGQTTEAKVLWGNLELKKGTIGKIIIVRNTTLYQWKQNKMQAVRALKKGQQYRVYSTKTIEGALFYGVGSGLYVSKNANVQYVALSSQQFTALVKQALKGEYELVSGKEKVSFVIEKQEGNELTGWYFYDEKDPLPLEGTIDGNVVTLRAYFDDRYAQILNSVSYLQQYNVPQAEIEEVAKQLMNNDDYYMQFQFTIKNDPEQFAGQFRLPDLFIDDRYDVTGVVLSDPFSVQVKKLD from the coding sequence ATGAAAAAATGGATGGCAGGTTTTATCATGGCGTTCGCTGTTGCACTTAGTGTGTTCGGTTGGAATGGGCAAACCACCGAGGCGAAAGTGCTATGGGGAAATTTGGAGTTAAAAAAGGGGACGATTGGAAAAATCATTATCGTGAGAAACACAACGCTTTACCAATGGAAACAAAACAAGATGCAAGCAGTTCGGGCATTGAAAAAAGGGCAGCAATACCGCGTCTATAGCACGAAAACGATCGAAGGTGCGCTCTTTTACGGTGTAGGAAGCGGCTTGTACGTGTCAAAAAACGCGAACGTCCAGTACGTGGCGCTTTCGTCGCAGCAATTTACGGCGTTAGTGAAGCAGGCATTAAAAGGGGAGTATGAGCTCGTAAGTGGGAAAGAAAAAGTGTCGTTTGTCATTGAAAAGCAGGAAGGGAACGAACTGACAGGCTGGTATTTTTATGATGAAAAAGACCCGTTGCCGCTTGAAGGAACGATCGATGGGAACGTCGTGACATTAAGGGCTTATTTTGATGACCGGTATGCACAAATTTTAAACTCGGTGTCGTACTTGCAGCAATATAATGTACCGCAAGCGGAAATCGAGGAAGTGGCGAAGCAACTAATGAACAACGACGATTATTACATGCAGTTTCAATTTACGATTAAAAACGATCCAGAGCAGTTTGCTGGGCAGTTTCGCTTGCCGGATTTATTTATCGACGACCGTTATGATGTCACTGGAGTCGTGTTGAGCGATCCTTTTTCTGTTCAGGTGAAAAAGCTAGATTAA
- a CDS encoding ABC transporter ATP-binding protein, with product MSSDIAIKVENLSKIYQIYDRPINRLKQSLLRGRRKYYREFTALNNVSFQIRKGETVGIIGRNGSGKSTLLQILAGTLTPTSGSVEVNGRVAALLELGSGFNPEFTGRENVYMNGAILGISKEEMDRRFNEIAEFADIGDFIDQPVKTYSSGMYVRLAFSIAINVDADILIVDEALAVGDIKFQIKCIDKMKEIKNKGTTILFVSHSGEQVKRFCDRAIWLQNGNVRHIGSSSEVVNQYEDSLQLEMLKDQQREVAASIERINKNEQETELNVDIIAKINSVTMDKIRIKTFEELVVYIKYTIFTNEVPNFLLGVAIYGNDRKYIFGPNTYLDKVNVPKTKGTHTVMYKIPKVPLLAGTYFVDAGIFTDGGLVCIDYKNDVCHFNVESDYFTEGLVHIEHEWRVVK from the coding sequence ATGTCCTCTGATATAGCTATAAAGGTAGAAAATTTGAGTAAGATTTACCAAATATATGATAGACCGATTAATCGACTCAAGCAAAGTTTACTTAGAGGAAGGAGAAAGTATTATCGTGAATTTACAGCTCTCAACAATGTTTCGTTTCAAATTCGAAAAGGTGAAACGGTAGGTATAATTGGAAGAAATGGATCGGGAAAAAGCACCTTACTTCAAATACTAGCTGGAACATTGACACCTACTTCAGGTTCCGTTGAAGTAAACGGAAGAGTGGCAGCTTTACTTGAGTTAGGTAGTGGATTTAATCCAGAATTTACAGGAAGAGAAAATGTTTATATGAATGGAGCCATCCTTGGTATTTCTAAGGAAGAGATGGACCGACGTTTTAACGAAATTGCAGAGTTTGCGGATATTGGTGATTTTATTGACCAACCGGTTAAAACATATTCAAGTGGGATGTATGTTAGATTGGCATTTTCTATTGCTATAAACGTAGATGCAGATATTTTAATCGTAGATGAAGCATTAGCTGTTGGAGATATAAAATTTCAAATCAAGTGTATTGATAAAATGAAAGAAATAAAAAATAAAGGAACAACAATTTTATTTGTATCTCATTCCGGTGAGCAGGTAAAGAGGTTCTGTGACAGGGCTATCTGGCTTCAAAACGGAAATGTGCGACATATCGGTTCTTCCAGTGAGGTAGTAAATCAGTACGAAGACTCCCTTCAATTAGAAATGCTTAAAGATCAGCAGAGAGAAGTAGCTGCTAGTATTGAGAGAATTAATAAAAATGAGCAAGAGACCGAGTTGAATGTAGATATTATTGCCAAAATTAATTCTGTTACAATGGATAAAATTCGTATTAAAACGTTTGAAGAGCTAGTTGTTTACATTAAATATACTATATTTACGAATGAAGTTCCTAATTTTTTATTAGGAGTAGCTATATATGGAAATGACCGCAAATATATTTTTGGTCCCAATACTTATTTGGATAAGGTCAATGTTCCTAAAACAAAAGGAACTCACACTGTAATGTATAAAATCCCAAAAGTCCCACTGCTTGCTGGAACTTATTTTGTAGATGCGGGTATTTTCACTGACGGTGGACTGGTATGTATTGATTATAAAAACGATGTATGTCATTTTAATGTTGAAAGTGATTATTTTACTGAAGGGCTTGTACATATTGAGCATGAATGGAGAGTTGTGAAGTGA
- a CDS encoding ABC transporter permease, whose product MRLLGDIRSLFLHRSLIMQFIKREVRSRYQGSYLGIVWSFITPLMMLMIYTFVFSVVFKARWGTSSGNSKVEFALLLFSGLIVFNIFSEVVSRAPMLITSNVNYVKKVVFPLEILPIVILGSSLFHLGINIVILIMAILIFTGKIYWTVILLPLVLLPICLFTLGLGWFLSSLGVYIRDIGQVMSVVISALMFLSPIFYPISAIPKELQFLYYINPISYVVEDVRRITVWGLLPHWNWLIIGTVFGVITALLGLIWFKKTRGGFADVL is encoded by the coding sequence ATGCGACTATTAGGTGATATAAGAAGCTTATTTTTACATAGAAGTTTGATTATGCAATTCATCAAAAGAGAAGTGAGAAGTCGTTATCAAGGTTCATATCTAGGCATTGTTTGGTCATTTATTACACCACTAATGATGTTAATGATTTATACATTTGTCTTTAGTGTAGTGTTCAAAGCTCGTTGGGGAACAAGTTCAGGGAATAGCAAAGTGGAATTCGCATTACTCTTATTTTCAGGACTTATTGTATTTAATATTTTTTCAGAAGTAGTATCTAGAGCGCCAATGTTAATTACGAGCAATGTGAATTATGTGAAGAAAGTAGTGTTTCCTCTAGAAATATTGCCTATAGTTATCCTTGGTTCTTCTTTATTTCATTTAGGAATTAATATAGTGATTTTAATTATGGCCATTTTAATTTTTACAGGAAAAATATATTGGACTGTAATCCTGCTTCCTTTAGTGCTGTTACCTATATGTCTATTTACTTTAGGATTAGGGTGGTTTTTATCGTCTTTAGGGGTATATATTCGTGATATTGGACAAGTAATGAGTGTAGTTATATCAGCTTTGATGTTTTTAAGCCCAATTTTTTATCCTATTTCTGCAATACCAAAGGAACTACAATTTTTATATTATATTAACCCGATTAGTTATGTTGTTGAAGATGTAAGACGTATAACTGTTTGGGGGCTCCTTCCACACTGGAATTGGCTCATAATTGGTACGGTATTTGGTGTTATTACAGCATTATTAGGGTTGATATGGTTCAAGAAGACAAGAGGAGGTTTTGCGGATGTCCTCTGA
- a CDS encoding glycosyltransferase family 2 protein has product MEMPLVSIVVATYFPRTDFFEKQLQSLNNQTYENIEIIICDDSANDAEYEKVKKMSENIISRFPCKVIRNEKNVGSNKTFEQLTREANGDYICYCDQDDIWLSEKVERLVSHITKHHCTLVYSDLSLIDENDRIIHKSFKKSNFRLKHVHGNNTFAHLINRNSVTGCAMMIRADVAKSAIPFPDYDEFVHDHWLAIHAAVKGSLGYIKEPLVLYRIHSGNQIGNQRLVNITNINDYIRHRIEKQGNKYRLTLERLSLTLQQKQLVYFQIHLTEARKKFSQKPCLGNFFKIVPLIKYDIILFLFELMIFTVPFTCSTWIFKKLKY; this is encoded by the coding sequence ATGGAGATGCCATTGGTTTCGATTGTGGTTGCTACGTATTTTCCGCGTACAGATTTTTTCGAGAAACAGTTGCAAAGCTTGAATAATCAAACGTACGAAAATATTGAAATCATCATCTGTGATGATAGTGCTAATGATGCAGAGTATGAAAAAGTAAAGAAAATGTCGGAAAATATTATCTCTAGGTTTCCATGCAAGGTAATAAGAAATGAAAAGAATGTTGGAAGCAATAAGACCTTTGAGCAATTAACAAGAGAAGCCAATGGCGATTATATTTGTTACTGCGATCAAGATGATATATGGCTTTCTGAAAAGGTAGAGCGATTAGTGAGTCACATCACGAAACATCATTGCACACTCGTATATTCTGATTTGAGTTTAATAGATGAAAATGATCGTATCATTCATAAAAGTTTTAAGAAAAGCAATTTTAGACTAAAGCATGTTCATGGTAACAATACTTTTGCTCACCTAATTAATAGAAATAGCGTCACAGGATGTGCAATGATGATTAGGGCTGATGTTGCGAAGAGTGCGATACCTTTTCCTGACTACGATGAATTCGTACATGATCATTGGTTAGCAATTCACGCAGCTGTTAAAGGTTCTTTAGGATATATTAAAGAACCTCTTGTTTTGTATCGGATTCATTCGGGGAATCAAATAGGGAATCAACGTTTGGTGAATATTACAAATATAAATGATTATATTCGACATCGAATAGAAAAGCAGGGCAACAAATATCGCTTAACACTAGAACGGCTATCATTAACACTACAACAAAAGCAACTTGTTTATTTTCAAATTCATTTAACGGAAGCTAGAAAAAAATTTAGTCAGAAGCCTTGTTTGGGCAATTTTTTTAAAATAGTTCCTCTCATTAAATATGATATTATTTTATTTTTGTTTGAATTAATGATTTTCACAGTACCTTTTACATGTTCAACATGGATTTTTAAAAAGTTAAAATATTAG
- a CDS encoding O-antigen ligase family protein, translated as MSDLYRYLKIERDEEEDRLEIEKVDRFLFFGLIFTLVFVPLLTRVHITDYISPSITETDILDTGKKADVFTYYKHILLLISTACLSLLFIYKVAVLKYSIPKTKINISLALLAIFITLSVVFAPYKTLALYGMYDRNEGAITYLCYLMLFFIAANIHYTEKRLKWALYCLYPFVLINALLGIVNFYGYNVLELNWVKKLLYSNLPQGAKLTEGSRLLATINHGNYVSGVSAVLTTLFFTWALLDKNKIRSIINFVMSLLCFAMLLSSLSVSGFLTLMLTLPLVFSLVFKAIYKRKFAVTFAVFLVGAACIYVVMVNHNPKVWDETFGFFIKSNPFAEARAVVNEFQQAFDASHVYAETGSNQENKEYQLPQLPESGVGPGSGRLYIWKKTWELIQYRPLFGYGLDTLPYFFPQDDPEKQANIETYTVIVDKPHNMYIGIAYGAGVIALLAFVAFIVNIGILTIKRLINTKLVDDKQAIFASVAIACSAYLIQALFNDSIIGTAVIFWILLGLLVSFLMQNKQEKVS; from the coding sequence ATGTCTGATTTATATAGATATTTAAAAATTGAGCGCGATGAGGAAGAAGACAGGCTTGAAATAGAAAAAGTGGACCGATTTTTGTTTTTCGGACTCATCTTTACTTTAGTCTTTGTTCCATTATTAACAAGAGTACATATTACCGATTATATCAGCCCGTCCATTACGGAAACGGATATTTTAGATACGGGAAAGAAAGCAGATGTATTTACTTATTACAAACACATTTTATTGCTAATTTCCACTGCATGTTTAAGTCTACTATTTATATATAAGGTTGCCGTGCTTAAGTATTCTATACCAAAAACAAAAATAAACATATCGTTAGCTTTGTTAGCGATCTTTATTACTTTGTCGGTTGTTTTTGCGCCGTATAAGACGCTTGCCCTTTATGGAATGTATGACAGAAACGAGGGGGCTATTACGTATCTTTGTTATTTAATGTTGTTTTTTATCGCTGCGAATATTCATTATACAGAGAAGAGGCTAAAATGGGCATTGTATTGCCTATACCCATTTGTGCTGATTAACGCTTTGTTGGGGATTGTTAATTTTTACGGTTATAACGTACTCGAATTAAACTGGGTGAAAAAATTGCTTTACTCAAATCTTCCCCAAGGCGCAAAATTGACGGAAGGTTCGCGGTTACTTGCGACCATTAACCACGGGAACTATGTAAGTGGGGTTTCGGCTGTTCTTACGACCCTTTTCTTCACTTGGGCATTATTAGATAAAAATAAGATCAGAAGTATTATAAATTTCGTGATGTCTTTACTATGTTTTGCGATGTTGTTAAGTTCTCTTTCGGTTAGTGGATTTCTTACATTAATGCTTACCCTTCCGCTTGTCTTTTCGCTTGTTTTTAAAGCAATATACAAACGTAAATTCGCAGTTACTTTTGCCGTTTTTTTAGTCGGAGCAGCATGCATTTATGTTGTCATGGTAAATCATAATCCGAAAGTATGGGATGAAACGTTTGGGTTTTTTATAAAAAGCAATCCGTTTGCGGAAGCTCGTGCTGTAGTCAATGAATTCCAGCAAGCTTTTGATGCAAGTCATGTATATGCCGAAACTGGATCAAATCAAGAAAATAAGGAGTATCAACTTCCACAACTTCCTGAATCAGGAGTTGGTCCTGGATCGGGACGTTTATACATATGGAAAAAAACGTGGGAACTTATTCAGTATCGTCCATTATTTGGATACGGTCTTGATACACTTCCTTACTTTTTCCCGCAAGATGACCCTGAAAAGCAAGCCAATATCGAGACATATACTGTTATAGTCGATAAGCCGCATAACATGTACATCGGTATTGCTTACGGAGCTGGTGTGATTGCCCTGCTTGCGTTTGTTGCTTTCATTGTCAACATTGGGATATTGACAATAAAACGTTTGATCAATACGAAATTAGTTGATGATAAACAAGCTATTTTCGCAAGCGTCGCTATCGCTTGTAGTGCGTATCTCATTCAGGCGTTATTTAACGATTCCATCATCGGTACAGCCGTAATATTCTGGATATTGCTTGGATTGTTAGTTTCTTTCCTTATGCAAAATAAGCAGGAAAAAGTGAGTTGA
- a CDS encoding C40 family peptidase: MERKAKQVLLTSAFASALLFMPTHGKAAEWKLGMSHPQIKEVQALLKAKGFFTYPTPTGYFGTMTETAVKKFQASVRLPVTGVVDAKTYAALKGEKKKENPSTKASPSFVAAEWKVGASGEAVKTLQERLKVLGYFTYSQVTGYFGTMTEEAVKTFQKDVGLAPTGIADRSTLAKLEEALRKKTKPTILLTIGASGEQIKTIQIKLKQLGHFTYPEVTGYFGQATAEAVKKFQANAQLPVTGIVDDTTYTRLLQVQKPFDPIELVADAAPLLGKPYVWGGQTPDTGFDCSGLIFYLFQQQGISLPRTVIAMWNAGTSVDAPAVGDIVFFQTEGTTASHAGIYIGNNQFLHSASSTGVTISAFNSPYWSARYIGAKRYW, encoded by the coding sequence ATGGAGAGGAAAGCAAAACAAGTGCTATTGACATCTGCGTTTGCTTCGGCGCTATTGTTCATGCCAACGCACGGCAAAGCGGCGGAATGGAAGCTTGGCATGAGCCATCCGCAAATTAAAGAAGTGCAAGCGCTATTAAAAGCGAAAGGCTTTTTTACATACCCAACTCCCACCGGCTATTTCGGTACGATGACGGAAACAGCGGTGAAAAAATTTCAAGCGAGCGTCCGTTTGCCAGTAACGGGCGTTGTCGATGCGAAAACGTACGCGGCATTAAAAGGGGAGAAGAAAAAAGAAAATCCTTCCACTAAAGCAAGCCCTAGTTTCGTCGCAGCGGAATGGAAAGTTGGGGCGTCTGGCGAAGCGGTGAAAACGCTGCAAGAGCGGCTAAAAGTGCTCGGCTATTTTACGTATTCGCAAGTGACCGGCTATTTCGGGACGATGACAGAAGAAGCGGTGAAAACGTTTCAAAAAGACGTCGGGCTAGCACCAACGGGAATTGCCGATCGCTCGACGCTTGCAAAACTCGAGGAAGCGCTTCGGAAAAAGACGAAACCCACCATCTTGTTAACGATTGGCGCAAGCGGCGAGCAAATAAAAACCATACAAATAAAACTAAAGCAGCTCGGGCATTTTACGTATCCAGAAGTGACGGGGTATTTCGGACAAGCTACTGCGGAGGCGGTAAAAAAGTTTCAAGCGAATGCTCAATTGCCAGTGACCGGCATCGTAGACGATACGACCTACACGCGCCTTTTGCAAGTGCAAAAACCGTTTGACCCGATTGAACTTGTTGCCGACGCAGCGCCGCTATTAGGGAAACCGTACGTCTGGGGAGGACAGACGCCAGATACGGGCTTTGATTGCAGCGGGCTTATCTTCTATTTATTCCAGCAACAAGGCATCTCGCTGCCGCGTACAGTCATAGCGATGTGGAACGCTGGTACAAGCGTTGACGCTCCTGCCGTCGGCGATATCGTCTTTTTCCAAACGGAAGGGACGACCGCTTCCCATGCCGGCATTTACATTGGTAACAACCAATTTCTCCATAGCGCTAGCTCCACCGGCGTGACGATTAGTGCGTTTAACAGCCCGTACTGGAGCGCGCGCTACATAGGGGCGAAGCGGTATTGGTAG
- a CDS encoding IS701 family transposase: MNRLAHHQGIHKFFTTLGLALYFSKPVMKHLVHIVDAMVTKGFSGTLTDLHHGSFHPNHRTTLSHFFTKSPWDEETLLRKLQQWMLHRVERIAKQKNQPIFVSIDDTICQKTKPSSRATCAIQGCDWHYSHTEKKSIWGHSLVWLMVHTMTQAFPFAFRPYDKEAGKSKGKLAIEMLSSLDVSRPVYVLMDSWYPSKALVEACLKKGFHVIAMLKTNRILYPKGIAIQAKQFARYLEPNDTRLVTVGEERYRVYRYEGALNGLDDAVVLLVWKADQPMTPEHLHCVLSTDWELSDEDILRYYAERWSIECFFRQAKDQLKLDGYRVRHHRAVKRYWILVQLAYVYSLFESNSDFSDGLDLLRKRKGHSLVEFIYHAAKQNIPIDTVKKQLHVA; encoded by the coding sequence ATGAATAGATTAGCACATCATCAAGGAATCCACAAGTTTTTCACGACGTTGGGGTTGGCGCTTTATTTCTCGAAACCTGTGATGAAGCATCTCGTTCATATCGTGGATGCGATGGTGACGAAAGGTTTTTCGGGAACGTTGACCGATCTACATCATGGGAGTTTTCATCCGAACCATCGCACGACACTGAGCCATTTTTTCACGAAAAGTCCGTGGGATGAAGAGACATTGCTCCGCAAACTCCAGCAGTGGATGCTTCATCGTGTCGAACGCATCGCCAAACAGAAGAATCAACCCATTTTTGTTTCCATCGATGATACGATTTGCCAAAAAACGAAGCCTTCGTCACGGGCAACATGCGCTATTCAAGGGTGTGATTGGCATTATTCTCACACAGAGAAAAAATCGATTTGGGGGCATTCTCTCGTTTGGCTCATGGTTCATACGATGACTCAAGCGTTTCCGTTTGCTTTTCGCCCCTACGACAAGGAGGCTGGAAAAAGCAAAGGAAAACTCGCGATTGAGATGCTTTCTTCTTTGGATGTGAGTCGTCCTGTTTATGTACTGATGGACTCTTGGTATCCATCGAAAGCACTCGTGGAAGCCTGCTTGAAAAAAGGGTTCCACGTCATCGCGATGCTTAAGACGAACCGGATTCTCTATCCGAAAGGCATCGCCATCCAAGCGAAGCAGTTTGCCCGCTATCTCGAACCGAATGACACCCGCCTCGTCACGGTGGGAGAAGAGCGCTATCGCGTCTATCGTTACGAAGGAGCGCTCAACGGTCTCGATGATGCGGTGGTGCTACTTGTTTGGAAAGCCGATCAACCGATGACACCGGAACATCTTCATTGCGTCTTGAGCACCGATTGGGAGCTAAGCGACGAAGACATCTTGCGCTACTATGCCGAGCGTTGGTCGATCGAATGTTTTTTCCGTCAAGCGAAAGACCAGCTGAAACTCGATGGGTACCGCGTTCGTCATCATCGAGCGGTGAAACGTTACTGGATCTTGGTGCAGCTTGCTTACGTGTACAGCCTATTCGAGTCTAACAGCGATTTTTCGGATGGGCTCGATCTCCTGCGCAAGAGAAAAGGACATAGCCTCGTGGAGTTCATTTACCATGCAGCGAAACAAAATATTCCCATTGATACCGTGAAAAAACAGCTCCACGTGGCATAA